In one Agathobacter rectalis ATCC 33656 genomic region, the following are encoded:
- the cobM gene encoding precorrin-4 C(11)-methyltransferase, with protein MVYFVGAGTGAADLITVRGMRLLQKADVIIYAGSLVNPELLDYARESCEIYNSAKMTLDEVIAVMKTAEADGKITVRLHTGEPSIYGAVREQMDELDTLLIPYESCPGVSACFGAAASLNIEYTLPGISQSLIITRMEGRTKVPPKESIASFASHHASMAIYLSTGLLEKLTESLIEGGYAADTPAAIVYKATWPQEEAYVCTVATLKQTAREHNITKTAIVLVGDVIAHSHYEKSRLYAPDFSTEYRKASVESKDND; from the coding sequence ATGGTTTACTTTGTTGGCGCAGGAACAGGCGCAGCAGATTTAATAACAGTACGCGGAATGCGTCTTTTACAAAAAGCAGATGTGATAATTTATGCAGGCTCGCTTGTTAATCCAGAGCTTTTGGACTATGCAAGGGAGAGCTGTGAAATATATAACAGTGCAAAAATGACACTGGATGAGGTCATCGCAGTCATGAAAACTGCTGAGGCAGACGGAAAAATTACTGTGCGCCTGCACACGGGAGAGCCAAGCATATACGGCGCAGTGCGCGAGCAGATGGATGAGCTTGATACCCTTTTAATACCATATGAGAGCTGTCCGGGCGTGAGCGCGTGCTTTGGCGCTGCTGCATCGCTCAACATTGAGTACACGCTCCCAGGTATTTCCCAGTCGCTCATCATCACACGCATGGAGGGGCGCACGAAGGTGCCGCCTAAGGAGAGCATAGCAAGCTTTGCCTCACACCATGCTTCCATGGCGATTTACTTAAGCACCGGGCTTTTAGAGAAGCTTACGGAAAGCCTTATTGAGGGAGGATACGCGGCAGATACACCTGCTGCAATTGTATACAAGGCAACCTGGCCACAGGAGGAGGCATACGTGTGCACTGTCGCTACACTTAAGCAGACTGCGAGAGAGCACAATATCACAAAGACAGCGATAGTGCTTGTGGGGGATGTAATAGCTCACAGTCATTACGAGAAATCAAGACTTTACGCACCGGATTTTTCGACAGAGTATCGCAAGGCTTCTGTAGAGTCAAAGGATAACGATTGA
- a CDS encoding bifunctional cobalt-precorrin-7 (C(5))-methyltransferase/cobalt-precorrin-6B (C(15))-methyltransferase, with protein MSKILIFAGTTEGRKLSEHLCKRGIEHTVCVATEYGEIVLHENPFAHVHMGRMDSEGMRSFFAEQKCKLIVDATHPYAAIVTENIKQAVYAFNEAHAVTDNQADSSISENIEYVRLKRDTDISADYDNIRYFEDNEACAKALNNTDGNILLTTGSKELSVYCKTSDVRERLYVRVLPGLESISLCMHNDITGKHILALQGPFSTQLNEALIDQYDIRCLVTKKSGAAGGFIEKIAAAKNKNIPVYIVGQSVQDDGMSFEAVCEYIDSKYNKLHIMLAGIGMGNDACMTKAVSDAIESADIILGASRMIEKYSAKIDKKPYYLAEQIIPYLYEICADTAKISNVLILFSGDTGFYSGSRKLYLAIKNEISEGKLNADVSILPGISSVSYMAAAVGETYNDAYICSIHGVKLSNITSRISHHAKTFMLMSGVRDVNMLGHLLSSDERYGLQKCSVTVGYQLSYPDENISQLSPQECTKLKREGLYICMIKNPNPVAKNVTPQLSDAAFIREKVPMTKEEIRHVSICKLHLKSDSVLYDVGSGTGSIAVEAASLSDDMEVYAIEQKENAVQLITKNKEKHGLENIHVINAKAPDGMENLPVPTHAFIGGSSGNLKEIIEALKAKNPHIRIVINAISMETICEIKEIMSAYNVKNEDIVQLQVSRSKQIGHYHLMQAENPVWICSFEF; from the coding sequence TTGAGTAAAATACTGATTTTTGCAGGAACAACAGAGGGACGTAAGCTATCAGAGCATCTGTGTAAAAGAGGCATAGAGCATACAGTTTGCGTGGCAACAGAATACGGTGAAATCGTGCTGCATGAAAATCCGTTCGCGCATGTTCATATGGGGCGTATGGACAGCGAGGGCATGAGAAGCTTTTTTGCGGAACAAAAATGTAAGCTCATAGTGGATGCCACCCATCCATATGCAGCCATTGTTACCGAAAATATAAAGCAGGCAGTTTATGCGTTTAACGAGGCACATGCTGTTACAGACAATCAGGCGGATAGCAGCATATCAGAAAATATCGAATATGTGCGTCTTAAAAGAGATACGGATATATCAGCAGATTATGATAATATCCGCTATTTTGAGGACAATGAAGCATGTGCAAAGGCACTTAACAATACAGACGGAAATATACTGCTCACAACAGGAAGCAAGGAGCTGTCGGTGTATTGTAAAACCTCAGACGTCAGGGAAAGATTGTATGTGCGCGTGCTTCCGGGGCTTGAGAGCATAAGCTTGTGCATGCACAATGATATTACAGGAAAGCACATTCTGGCATTGCAGGGACCGTTTAGCACACAGCTTAATGAGGCACTTATTGATCAGTATGATATCAGATGTCTGGTCACCAAAAAAAGCGGTGCGGCCGGGGGCTTTATTGAGAAAATAGCTGCCGCAAAAAATAAAAATATTCCGGTCTATATTGTGGGGCAAAGCGTGCAGGATGATGGAATGTCATTTGAAGCTGTTTGTGAATATATTGACAGTAAATATAACAAGCTTCATATCATGCTTGCCGGCATTGGAATGGGAAATGATGCTTGCATGACAAAAGCTGTTTCAGATGCAATAGAAAGCGCTGATATTATACTTGGTGCAAGTCGCATGATAGAAAAATACAGTGCGAAGATAGACAAAAAGCCGTATTATCTTGCAGAACAGATTATTCCTTATCTATACGAAATTTGTGCAGATACTGCAAAAATCAGTAATGTTCTTATATTATTCTCGGGAGATACAGGCTTTTACAGTGGAAGCAGAAAGCTGTATCTGGCGATAAAAAATGAAATATCTGAAGGAAAATTAAATGCGGATGTGTCAATCCTTCCTGGAATTTCATCGGTGTCATATATGGCGGCAGCAGTCGGTGAAACCTACAACGATGCATATATTTGCAGCATCCACGGAGTAAAGCTTTCTAATATCACATCACGGATTAGCCATCATGCAAAAACGTTTATGCTGATGTCCGGAGTCAGGGACGTAAATATGCTTGGACACCTATTAAGCAGTGACGAAAGGTATGGTTTACAAAAATGCTCGGTAACTGTGGGATACCAGCTATCATATCCGGATGAAAATATATCGCAGCTTTCACCACAGGAGTGCACAAAGCTTAAAAGGGAGGGACTGTATATCTGTATGATAAAAAATCCCAATCCGGTTGCAAAAAATGTCACACCGCAGCTAAGTGATGCAGCATTTATCCGTGAAAAGGTTCCGATGACCAAAGAGGAAATAAGGCATGTAAGCATCTGCAAGCTTCATTTGAAATCGGATTCAGTGCTTTATGATGTGGGAAGCGGAACCGGCTCCATAGCGGTAGAGGCAGCATCACTTTCCGATGATATGGAGGTCTATGCCATCGAGCAGAAGGAAAATGCCGTGCAGCTTATCACAAAAAATAAAGAAAAGCATGGACTTGAAAATATCCATGTTATAAATGCAAAGGCTCCTGACGGAATGGAAAATCTTCCGGTGCCGACACACGCATTTATCGGAGGCAGCAGTGGCAATCTAAAGGAAATAATAGAGGCTCTTAAAGCAAAAAATCCACATATACGTATAGTGATAAATGCAATTTCTATGGAAACAATTTGTGAGATAAAGGAAATAATGTCGGCATATAATGTGAAAAATGAGGATATCGTGCAGCTGCAGGTCAGCCGCTCAAAGCAGATAGGACATTACCATCTGATGCAGGCGGAAAATCCGGTGTGGATATGTTCATTTGAATTTTAA
- the cobJ gene encoding precorrin-3B C(17)-methyltransferase, with the protein MNKIYIVGMGPGFESMMTKQAIDALEASDVIVGYTVYIKLLGEKFQTKELLTTPMRQEKERCHLCFKKALEGKTVSLVCSGDAGIYGLASLMYEIGQEYDNVELSVIPGITAANSGAAVLGAPLNHDFCTISLSDLLTPWDKIEKRLVAAAEGDFVIALYNPSSHKRKDYLMRACDILLRAIEPDRACGYVENIGREGTSYTVCTLGELRSAQVNMFTTVFIGNEGTQIIDGMLVTRRGYQIE; encoded by the coding sequence ATGAATAAAATTTACATAGTAGGTATGGGGCCGGGCTTTGAAAGCATGATGACAAAGCAGGCGATTGACGCCCTGGAAGCGAGTGATGTCATAGTGGGATACACCGTATATATAAAGCTGCTTGGAGAAAAATTCCAGACAAAAGAGCTTTTGACCACTCCGATGCGTCAGGAAAAAGAAAGATGTCATCTGTGCTTTAAAAAGGCACTTGAGGGCAAAACAGTCTCCCTTGTATGTAGTGGCGATGCCGGAATATACGGACTGGCCTCTCTTATGTATGAGATTGGGCAGGAATACGATAACGTAGAGCTTTCGGTAATACCCGGCATTACAGCGGCAAACAGTGGTGCGGCAGTGCTTGGAGCACCATTAAACCATGATTTTTGTACAATCAGCTTAAGTGACCTGCTCACGCCGTGGGATAAGATTGAAAAGCGTCTTGTGGCTGCTGCAGAGGGTGATTTTGTCATAGCACTGTACAATCCGTCAAGTCACAAGAGAAAGGACTATCTGATGAGAGCCTGTGATATTCTGCTTCGTGCGATAGAGCCGGATAGAGCCTGCGGCTATGTCGAAAATATCGGACGTGAGGGAACAAGCTATACGGTCTGTACCCTCGGTGAGCTCCGCAGTGCACAGGTCAACATGTTTACGACGGTATTTATCGGCAATGAGGGTACACAAATAATTGACGGAATGCTTGTCACAAGGAGAGGATATCAGATTGAGTAA
- a CDS encoding cobalt-precorrin 5A hydrolase: protein MKICIVSFTKKGYELSCDIAYKLEKSAYEVEVFTKCSRLSDENIKNSTDENYRNTGYISQNISDWTAAQMSEKKALIFIGACGIAVRAIASSVNNKLKDSPVIVIDELGKFVIPILSGHVGGANEFAVLLAALMNATPVITTATDINNKFAVDVFAKKCRLAIVNKDGIARVSSKVLAGEVVTMSVDWEHIPAKHRSLIKAFLDKADMSADAIKTVDFPPAYGADIVVSCEKEKDTKNGSIYLKPTQFVLGIGCRRDTAFENIDRAIRQSLLKLQIDISDIDMIASIDVKKDEPGIKEFCERNRIEFVTYTADELMAVQGEFSASQFVREHVGVDNVCERAAVLACSRECDKAGELIYKKHKYDRVTVAAARYPD, encoded by the coding sequence ATGAAAATTTGCATTGTAAGCTTCACAAAAAAGGGCTATGAGCTGTCATGTGACATAGCTTATAAGCTTGAAAAAAGTGCATATGAGGTGGAGGTTTTTACCAAGTGCTCGAGATTATCGGATGAGAATATTAAAAATTCCACTGATGAAAATTATAGAAATACCGGCTACATATCACAAAATATATCAGACTGGACAGCTGCACAGATGAGTGAAAAAAAGGCTCTGATTTTTATCGGGGCATGCGGTATTGCAGTGAGAGCTATAGCTTCTTCTGTTAATAACAAGCTTAAAGACAGTCCTGTTATTGTGATAGATGAGCTGGGGAAGTTTGTTATTCCGATTCTTTCAGGGCATGTTGGAGGTGCCAATGAGTTTGCTGTATTATTAGCAGCGCTGATGAATGCCACACCTGTTATAACAACCGCTACTGATATCAATAATAAATTTGCAGTTGATGTTTTTGCAAAGAAATGCAGGCTTGCAATAGTCAATAAAGATGGCATTGCCAGAGTATCATCAAAGGTATTGGCGGGTGAAGTGGTTACGATGTCGGTCGACTGGGAGCACATCCCGGCTAAGCACAGAAGCCTTATAAAGGCATTTTTAGATAAAGCTGATATGAGTGCTGATGCAATAAAAACAGTGGATTTCCCACCTGCTTACGGAGCTGATATTGTAGTATCATGCGAAAAAGAAAAGGACACTAAAAATGGCAGTATTTACTTAAAACCCACACAATTTGTACTTGGTATTGGGTGCAGAAGGGATACAGCGTTTGAAAATATTGACAGGGCAATCAGACAAAGTCTTTTAAAGCTGCAAATAGATATTTCGGATATAGACATGATTGCATCAATAGATGTGAAAAAAGATGAACCGGGAATAAAAGAATTTTGCGAAAGAAACAGGATAGAATTTGTCACTTATACCGCGGATGAGCTCATGGCGGTGCAGGGAGAATTCAGTGCCTCGCAGTTTGTCAGGGAGCATGTTGGAGTGGACAACGTGTGCGAGCGTGCAGCAGTGCTTGCATGCAGCAGGGAATGCGATAAAGCAGGAGAACTTATTTATAAAAAACATAAATATGACAGGGTAACGGTTGCGGCAGCAAGGTATCCTGATTAA
- a CDS encoding cysteine-rich small domain-containing protein produces the protein MENSYKYFKNTDCKYFPCHKGLSDDFNCLFCYCPMYSMPNCPGSKTYIEKNGKKIKVCTDCTFPHRPENYDKIIQILIRNNNN, from the coding sequence ATGGAAAACTCTTATAAATACTTTAAAAACACAGATTGCAAATATTTTCCGTGTCACAAGGGACTTTCGGATGACTTTAATTGTCTGTTTTGTTATTGTCCTATGTATAGTATGCCAAACTGTCCCGGAAGTAAGACCTACATAGAGAAGAATGGCAAAAAAATCAAGGTATGTACAGACTGTACGTTTCCACACAGACCGGAAAATTATGATAAAATCATACAGATTTTGATTAGGAATAATAATAACTGA
- a CDS encoding precorrin-8X methylmutase produces the protein MEIEKRSFEIISHELSEMQITLPADQEMITKRVIHTSADFDYIQTLKYSKDAVAIAKRLISEGADIVTDTNMALSGINKKYLAKFGGQAHCFMADDEVALIAKEKKTTRAAVSMEFASRIDKPVIFAIGNAPTALIELYDMIEKGIYKPAFVIGVPVGFVNVEAAKELIMETGVPYIVNVGRKGGSNIAAAICNALIYSLVDRG, from the coding sequence ATGGAGATTGAAAAGAGGAGCTTTGAGATAATTTCACATGAGCTGTCTGAAATGCAGATTACGCTGCCTGCTGATCAGGAGATGATAACAAAAAGAGTCATACACACGAGTGCAGATTTTGATTATATACAGACGCTTAAATACTCTAAGGACGCCGTTGCTATTGCAAAAAGGCTGATATCAGAGGGCGCTGATATAGTGACCGATACCAACATGGCTCTTTCAGGCATAAATAAAAAATATCTGGCAAAATTCGGCGGACAGGCGCACTGCTTTATGGCTGATGATGAGGTTGCTCTTATTGCAAAGGAGAAAAAGACAACGCGCGCGGCAGTAAGCATGGAGTTTGCATCAAGGATAGATAAGCCTGTGATTTTTGCGATAGGAAATGCACCGACAGCGCTTATAGAGCTGTACGATATGATAGAAAAAGGAATATATAAGCCTGCATTTGTAATCGGTGTGCCGGTGGGCTTTGTCAATGTGGAGGCAGCTAAGGAGCTTATTATGGAGACCGGAGTGCCATACATAGTAAATGTCGGACGAAAGGGCGGCAGCAATATTGCGGCTGCCATATGCAATGCGCTGATTTACAGTCTGGTTGATAGGGGCTGA
- the hrcA gene encoding heat-inducible transcriptional repressor HrcA translates to MENENKELELSERQLTILDAIIRNYLATGEPVGSRTISKYTDLNLSSATIRNEMSDLEEMGYIVQPHTSAGRIPSDKGYRLYVDHLIETNDKKEKELSDMKELVIENTEKMEQVLKQAAKVLANNTNYATLVSAPDVNHNKVKFIQLSQVDDQHLLAVIVMNNNMVRNKMLDLYEPLDNETILKLNILLNTSLNGLAMNEINLGNIASIKERAGIHSGIVSDVIDALAQTFAESEDLKIYTSGATNILKYPELSDSNNAATLLSAFEEKEELASLVTESLSDSEKKDNGTGIQVYIGNESPIQTMKDCSVVTATYDLGEGVKGTIGIVGPKRMDYEKVMDNLKTLKSQLDGIYKKSEDET, encoded by the coding sequence ATGGAAAATGAAAACAAAGAACTAGAGTTGAGCGAGAGACAGCTTACCATACTGGATGCAATCATCCGCAATTATCTCGCCACAGGAGAGCCGGTTGGCTCACGTACAATTTCAAAATATACAGATCTTAATCTGAGCTCGGCAACAATCAGAAATGAGATGAGCGACTTAGAGGAGATGGGCTATATAGTACAGCCACATACCTCAGCAGGAAGAATTCCTTCGGATAAGGGCTACAGATTATATGTAGACCATCTTATAGAGACCAATGATAAGAAGGAAAAAGAACTTTCTGATATGAAGGAGCTGGTCATTGAAAATACCGAGAAGATGGAGCAGGTGTTAAAGCAGGCGGCAAAGGTACTTGCAAACAATACTAATTATGCCACACTTGTTTCTGCACCGGATGTCAATCACAACAAGGTGAAATTCATCCAGCTTTCACAGGTTGACGACCAGCACCTGCTTGCAGTAATTGTTATGAACAATAATATGGTCAGAAACAAGATGCTTGATTTATATGAGCCGCTTGACAATGAGACGATACTTAAGCTCAACATTCTGCTTAACACCTCATTAAACGGACTCGCAATGAACGAGATTAATCTTGGAAACATTGCAAGCATAAAGGAGAGAGCCGGTATTCATTCAGGAATTGTCTCTGATGTGATTGATGCATTGGCACAGACCTTTGCTGAGAGTGAGGATCTTAAGATTTACACCAGCGGAGCGACAAATATTCTGAAGTATCCTGAGCTTTCGGATTCCAATAATGCAGCGACACTTTTGTCAGCATTTGAGGAAAAGGAAGAGCTAGCAAGCCTTGTTACTGAATCCCTATCCGATTCCGAGAAGAAGGACAATGGAACAGGCATTCAGGTTTATATAGGAAATGAATCTCCAATCCAGACCATGAAGGACTGCAGTGTTGTCACTGCGACATATGATCTGGGTGAGGGCGTAAAGGGCACGATAGGAATTGTCGGACCAAAGCGTATGGATTATGAAAAAGTAATGGATAATCTAAAGACTCTTAAATCCCAGTTAGATGGAATTTATAAGAAGTCTGAGGATGAAACATAG
- a CDS encoding cobyrinate a,c-diamide synthase produces MKINRFMIAAPKSGSGKTMITCALLQLLKDSGKNVLSYKCGPDYIDPMFHKKVLGVPSKNLDTFFTDEKTTVQLFLDERADGDFAVLEGVMGLYDGLGGIYEQGSSYHLAKVTQTPIILVVDAKGMGKSVLALIAGFLQYDTQHLIKGVLLNRMSKGYYDIIKPLIEKELSVKVVGYFPEQKDIGLSSRHLGLVMPDELSDIKKQLNETADRLKKTIDMALFMDIAEAANEIGDSENADVYNEKNYNEKNIGNCDQNEFLQNKAINTVNIAVAMDEAFCFYYEDNLRMLEKCGAKLQYFSPLHDTRLPKDCDAMLLGGGYPELYAKELSKNVSMLNAIKKAFRAGMPTVAECGGFMYLHTYIRNICDDTDEQNKADVQNKADIQNDMNKSKLVGALDGGCHFKGKLVRFGYIELAEKHSNFLPQNEKIKAHEFHYYDSTDNGADCIATKPATGRSYDCVISHDNYWLGFPHLYYPSNPHFAESFVRKAYEYRRNKNGKLL; encoded by the coding sequence ATGAAAATAAATCGTTTTATGATAGCCGCGCCAAAAAGCGGCAGTGGAAAAACAATGATAACCTGCGCTTTACTGCAGCTATTAAAGGATAGCGGAAAAAACGTATTGTCATATAAGTGCGGACCTGATTATATTGACCCGATGTTTCACAAAAAGGTGCTTGGCGTACCATCCAAAAACCTCGATACGTTTTTTACGGACGAAAAGACAACAGTGCAGCTTTTCTTAGATGAAAGAGCCGATGGTGATTTTGCGGTGCTTGAGGGCGTGATGGGATTATATGATGGACTTGGCGGAATATATGAGCAGGGTTCGTCATACCATCTGGCAAAGGTGACGCAGACTCCGATAATACTCGTGGTGGACGCAAAGGGCATGGGAAAGTCAGTGCTTGCTCTTATAGCCGGTTTTTTGCAGTATGACACTCAGCACTTGATTAAGGGGGTTCTGCTCAATCGGATGTCGAAGGGCTATTATGATATCATAAAGCCTCTGATAGAGAAGGAGCTTTCCGTAAAAGTAGTCGGATATTTCCCGGAACAGAAGGATATCGGGCTTTCAAGCAGACATCTGGGGCTTGTCATGCCGGATGAGCTTTCAGATATAAAAAAACAGCTCAATGAAACTGCCGACAGACTAAAAAAGACAATAGATATGGCTTTGTTTATGGACATTGCAGAAGCGGCAAATGAAATCGGTGACAGTGAAAATGCAGATGTATATAATGAAAAAAATTATAATGAAAAAAATATAGGTAATTGTGATCAAAATGAATTTTTGCAAAATAAAGCAATAAATACCGTAAACATAGCTGTTGCCATGGACGAAGCCTTTTGTTTTTACTATGAAGATAACCTAAGAATGCTCGAAAAATGCGGTGCAAAATTACAGTATTTTTCACCGCTTCACGATACCAGGCTTCCAAAGGATTGTGATGCAATGCTGCTTGGAGGCGGTTATCCGGAGCTGTATGCAAAGGAATTGAGTAAAAACGTATCTATGCTGAATGCCATAAAAAAAGCTTTTAGAGCTGGAATGCCGACGGTTGCAGAGTGTGGAGGGTTTATGTATCTACACACATATATCCGTAACATCTGTGATGATACAGATGAGCAAAACAAGGCTGATGTACAAAATAAAGCAGATATACAAAATGATATGAATAAGTCTAAGCTTGTGGGGGCATTAGATGGTGGGTGTCATTTTAAGGGAAAGCTGGTCAGGTTCGGATATATTGAGCTTGCGGAAAAGCATAGCAATTTTCTACCGCAAAATGAAAAAATAAAGGCGCATGAATTTCATTATTACGACAGCACCGATAATGGAGCCGATTGTATTGCGACCAAGCCGGCCACAGGCAGAAGCTACGACTGCGTGATAAGCCATGATAATTACTGGCTTGGATTTCCGCACCTGTATTATCCGTCAAATCCGCATTTTGCAGAGAGCTTTGTGAGAAAAGCATATGAATATAGAAGGAATAAAAATGGAAAACTCTTATAA
- the cbiD gene encoding cobalt-precorrin-5B (C(1))-methyltransferase CbiD produces MRYGFTTGSCAAAASKAAAYMLLTGKAKNKITIQTPKGIAYTADITDIKRSENEVSCAVIKDGGDDPDVTTGAYIYASVRILHSDTCALCKKKQDLVIINIDGGDGVGRVTKPGLDQPVGNAAINHVPREMIEKEVREVCELLDFKGTLDITISVPKGKELAERTFNPRLGIVGGISILGTSGIVEPMSSQALIDTIRVELRQRYSFGYDYVAVAPGNYGLDFMKESYGYDLDRSVKCSNFIGETIDMAADMGFKRMLLTGHIGKLIKVAGGIMNTHSREADCRIELLTAFAFKCGVAPEYIKRIMDSLTTEEALAALKESGRLYEVMDYAMERICFYLEKRAKGRLEIDCIMYSNEFGELAKSRKAEKWFTLLAQEQAQQI; encoded by the coding sequence ATGAGATACGGATTTACCACAGGAAGCTGTGCTGCGGCAGCCTCAAAGGCGGCGGCATATATGCTTTTAACCGGAAAGGCTAAAAACAAAATAACGATTCAGACACCTAAGGGAATAGCTTACACGGCTGATATCACCGACATAAAAAGAAGTGAAAATGAGGTAAGCTGCGCCGTGATAAAAGACGGAGGGGATGACCCGGATGTGACCACCGGAGCTTATATATATGCTTCTGTACGGATTTTGCATTCCGATACCTGTGCGTTATGCAAAAAAAAGCAGGATTTGGTTATCATAAATATAGACGGTGGTGACGGAGTGGGAAGAGTCACCAAACCCGGATTAGACCAGCCTGTCGGAAACGCGGCTATCAATCATGTGCCGCGTGAGATGATAGAAAAAGAGGTAAGGGAGGTCTGTGAGCTTTTGGATTTTAAGGGGACACTTGACATCACAATCTCGGTTCCAAAGGGAAAGGAGCTTGCAGAAAGGACCTTTAATCCTAGGCTTGGGATAGTTGGCGGTATATCAATTCTCGGCACGAGCGGTATTGTTGAGCCCATGAGTTCACAGGCTCTTATTGATACGATAAGGGTGGAGCTTAGGCAGAGATATTCGTTTGGATATGATTATGTGGCGGTTGCGCCGGGAAATTACGGTCTTGACTTTATGAAGGAAAGCTATGGCTATGATCTGGACAGGAGTGTCAAATGCTCCAACTTTATCGGTGAAACAATTGATATGGCAGCAGATATGGGCTTTAAGAGGATGCTTTTGACAGGACATATAGGAAAGCTCATAAAGGTAGCAGGAGGCATCATGAACACTCATTCGAGGGAGGCAGACTGCAGGATAGAGCTTTTGACGGCATTTGCGTTTAAGTGCGGTGTAGCGCCCGAATACATAAAGCGCATTATGGACAGCCTTACGACAGAGGAGGCCCTGGCGGCACTTAAGGAAAGCGGCAGGCTGTATGAGGTAATGGATTATGCGATGGAGCGCATATGCTTTTATCTGGAAAAGAGGGCAAAGGGCAGACTTGAGATAGACTGTATCATGTATTCAAACGAATTTGGTGAGCTTGCAAAAAGCAGAAAGGCAGAAAAATGGTTTACTTTGTTGGCGCAGGAACAGGCGCAGCAGATTTAA
- the grpE gene encoding nucleotide exchange factor GrpE — translation MPEDIKKEAIDNETAESKAEEIEIEGADEESTQAAEEAKDTDINETESDDDALADADAKADDKSDEKKGLFKKKKKDKKDEQIEELNDRLKRQMAEFENFRKRSEKEKSQMFDMGAKTIVEKILPVIDNFERGLAAVPDDKKDDPFITGMDKVYKQMLTELDAAGVKPIECVGQEFDPDFHNAVMQVENDELESGTVAQELQKGYMYKDSVVRHSMVSVVQ, via the coding sequence ATGCCAGAGGATATTAAAAAAGAAGCAATCGACAATGAGACTGCAGAAAGCAAAGCAGAAGAGATAGAGATTGAAGGAGCTGATGAGGAAAGCACTCAGGCAGCCGAAGAAGCAAAAGATACAGATATTAATGAAACTGAATCAGATGATGATGCTTTAGCTGATGCAGATGCAAAAGCAGATGATAAGTCAGATGAAAAGAAAGGTCTCTTCAAGAAAAAGAAAAAAGACAAGAAGGATGAGCAGATAGAAGAGCTTAACGACCGTCTGAAAAGACAGATGGCAGAGTTCGAGAACTTCCGCAAGAGAAGTGAGAAGGAAAAATCCCAGATGTTTGACATGGGAGCAAAGACAATAGTTGAGAAAATCCTTCCTGTAATCGACAATTTCGAGAGAGGTCTTGCAGCAGTACCGGATGATAAGAAGGATGATCCTTTTATCACAGGTATGGATAAGGTCTACAAGCAGATGCTCACAGAGCTTGATGCTGCAGGTGTAAAGCCAATAGAGTGCGTAGGACAGGAGTTTGATCCTGATTTCCACAATGCAGTGATGCAGGTTGAAAATGATGAGCTTGAGTCAGGCACCGTAGCACAGGAGCTTCAGAAGGGCTATATGTACAAGGATTCAGTGGTACGCCACAGCATGGTATCGGTAGTACAGTAA